A region of Papilio machaon chromosome 14, ilPapMach1.1, whole genome shotgun sequence DNA encodes the following proteins:
- the LOC106708455 gene encoding centrosomal protein of 164 kDa isoform X1, which yields MSSPSAIVCREIFDENSQPSADEISEYAQQLGIDPESESHLLPLAREGLMQALPPPWKAYFDEKLQTHYYYNEDTKRTQWEHPLDKVYKELVKKARDASIHDDTCASVQELPTSEDNTKNLERVETKVESDDDDLSTDSENHPSDVKDAVNAAQRRLTPLGRPPLAPLSRLDKKLSDLRISPLRRSVDGPISPKPALVRNTSDRDLFSRPTFERPKMLFKQQSEIIDLKMHILSSPEEENFSPLLSTAKIDKGLPFSGKGNMFMRLCKSDLPSPDTEKSLPGDSVTKSDPPKGILREKSDSFQRKHESAILGRPKQTYSFDEDKKSVRFKLENVPEPTVSPGSNSSSDQNEGQSSILSAPPVSIQSTLVSSPIIPSSPVVPSPTVPSSPLPLSPSPSPVPIMLNNVHLSPLVARPPLPPRPHIAESPREPKSSSEKDSFDGDTRDKSPRRRILKPSPSDYIKPDLFQKNFQKISDLVRRGDGDSPVNIEEPGSDKEGRPRSPMIPQKNKISINLMESIDSETSIDSPDREFANIDLNDLDESNESHESQKKDKSDKSLDIEKSSKESDESVHNHSKTSENRPQRISDMPIPQIKVPKLDLLSKQSKFTHSDSEDSRKSSNRDDDVKTTPRSNSIDIPKDIKTQIKLSPTPSLGSDRSPRLDFGKTFSTLSTFKPLKLNTPQNKSSDSVSLGKTSPRLDGVIISQGKSSSDNVVVVYQFETQEENFPKPIKSPLVPDMGTRDFIERNKNDEKRRLELSLQKELELIRMEWSAKEKKMRAEVQEEIKEAEQKFLTEKRIRLNEQADRHKRDMEEALSTAERNHEQMLQDALKELEKRHQDQVESAERQHAENMARLREDYRIKLADETESLEIENERALCELREQLQMSLNRERTRMIEENRATIETLREEHTTRITELRHDYRAEVERLRGQHACHVEEVRARLAGERAAAARSARASPHDRDRALADKYRCLKEKYARLKHDVKMSIERRNKRREMSMTTGSETEKSNSHKATQSHEKCKEANEKSISVVIETEPRVRRNNNTVRNNDNETSASESNAHRSDNNNDWKLKTNILPSAESSLTSGAKAPRRRTAVAFREPPKSDRDRDRDTGATTDYQDSSDATTADEKPKETINGHGRRRCFTRLKSASTSRLNYSPKRGEGWSSPLESLRQQLRKLDDLEDQFPDLACQPAYSLRYPFSELGAVTTANTPELEFVRHRALVEREGMRRARAVLKRRRAALRDSRANLSPHRATSETTTSEASSGSEGGDGGDGGEGVEGLETSGAVLRSLRALHADVRDIWRALDARRPNNTSPETSSYNVATTSQTRMTLSAPDPMLNETSDGVTERAKGLRAWLQTAP from the exons ATGTCGTCACCGTCTGCTATAGTGTGTCGCGAAATATTCGATGAAAATAGTCAACCGTCGGCCGATG aaatatCAGAATATGCTCAACAATTGGGTATTGATCCAGAAAGTGAGAGCCATCTCTTGCCTTTGGCCCGGGAAGGTCTTATGCAAGCTCTGCCACCTCCCTGGAAGGCATA TTTTGATGAGAAGCTCCAAACTCATTACTATTATAATGAGGACACAAAAAGGACACAATGGGAACATCCTCTAGATAAAGTCTATAAGGAGCTTGTGAAGAAGGCAAGAGATGCCTCAATACATGATGATACTTGTGCTTCCGTACAG gAACTACCAACTTCGGAGgacaatacaaaaaatttagaaCGTGTTGAAACGAAAGTTGAAAGTGATGATGACGACTTATCAACAGACAGCGAAAATCATCCGTCTGATGTCAAAGATGCTGTGAACGCTGCTCAACGTCGCTTAACACCTCTCGGACGACCACCCCTTGCCCCTCTATCGAGGCTTGATAAAAAACTGAGTGATTTGAGAATATCACCCTTAAGACGAAGTGTTGATGGTCCGATTTCCCCTAAACCAGCCTTAGTAAGGAATACTTCAGATAGAGATTTGTTTAGTCGACCAACTTTTGAAAGGCCAAAAATGCTATTCAAGCAGCAATCTGAGATCATTGATTTAAAGATGCACATACTAAGCAGTCCAGAAGAAGAAAACTTTAGCCCTCTCTTATCAACTGCAAAAATAGACAAAGGATTGCCATTTTCAG gtaaagGTAATATGTTTATGAGGCTTTGTAAATCAGATTTACCAAGTCCAGATACAGAGAAGTCCCTTCCGGGTGATTCTGTAACTAAAAGTGATCCACCAAAAGGGATACTTAGAGAAAAATCGGATTCCTTCCAAAGAAAACATGAGAGTGCGATTTTGGGAAGACCAAAGCAGACTTATAGCTTTGATGAAGATAAGAAAAGTGTCAG atttaaattagaaaacgtTCCAGAACCTACTGTTAGTCCGGGATCAAATAGTTCATCAGATCAAAATGAAGGACAGAGTTCAATATTAAGTGCTCCTCCTGTATCCATACAGTCAACTCTTGTTTCATCACCTATCATCCCATCATCACCTGTTGTCCCTTCCCCTACCGTACCCTCCTCCCCTCTTCCCTTATCACCAAGTCCATCCCCAGTGCCAATAATGTTGAATAACGTTCACCTATCGCCGCTAGTAGCTAGACCTCCATTGCCACCTCGGCCACACATAGCAGAAAGTCCGAGAGAACCCAAGAGTAGCTCCGAGAAAGATTCTTTtg ATGGTGATACTCGTGACAAATCACCGAGAAGACGTATTTTGAAGCCGTCACCTTCCGACTATATAAAACctgatttatttcaaaagaacTTCCAGAAGATATCAGATCTAGTCCGTCGAGGTGACGGGGACTCTCCAGTGAACATTGAAGAACCTGGCTCTGATAAGGAGGGTAGACCTAG ATCACCTATGAtaccacaaaaaaataaaatatcaataaatttaatggaaaGTATAGATTCGGAAACGTCAATCGATTCTCCTGATAGAGAATTCGCGAATATCGATCTTAATGATCTCGATGAATCGAACGAAAGCCACGAAAGTCAGAAGAAAGATAAATCCGATAAAAGTTTAGACATTGAAAAAAGTTCTAAAGAAAGTGATGAGTCAGTACACAATCATTCCAAGACGTCAGAGAATAGACCTCAGAGAATTTCAGACATGCCTATACCACAAATAAAAGTTCCTAAATTAGATCTCCTGTCTAAACAATCTAAATTCACACATTCCGATTCTGAGGATTCTAGAAAATCATCTAATAGAGATGACGATGTTAAAACAACACCTAGATCTAATAGCATTGATATaccaaaagatataaaaactcAAATCAAATTGTCTCCTACACCTAGTTTGGGTTCCGATAGATCGCCTAGGTTGGACTTTGGCAAAACTTTTTCAACCCTATCTACCTTTAAaccgttaaaattaaatacgccACAGAATAAATCTTCAGATTCAGTTAGTCTTGGTAAAACAAGTCCTAGATTAGATGGAGTTATTATATCACAAGGCAAAAGTAGTTCAGATAATGTAGTCGTAGTATACCAATTTGAAACGCAAGAAGAAAATTTTCCAAAACCAATCAAATCTCCCTTAGTACCTGATATGGGTACAAGAGATtttattgaaagaaataaaaatgacgaaAAAAGGAGATTGGAACTGTCATTGCAAAAAGAATTAGAGTTGATAAGAATGGAGTGGTCCGCTAAAGAGAAGAAAATGAGAGCAGAGGTACAGGAGGAGATAAAAGAAGCGGAACAGAAGTTTTTAACTGAAAAGAGAATAAGACTTAATGAACAAGCAGATCGACATAAAAGAGACATGGAAGAG GCTTTATCTACAGCTGAGCGTAATCACGAACAAATGTTGCAAGACGCATTGAAAGAGCTGGAAAAACGTCATCAGGACCAAGTGGAGTCTGCGGAGAGACAACACGCAGAGAACATGGCGCGACTGCGAGAAGATTATAGAATTAAGTTGGCTGATGAAACTGAGAGTTTGGAAATTG agAATGAACGAGCTCTTTGTGAATTGAGAGAGCAATTACAGATGAGTCTGAACAGAGAGAGAACTCGAATGATAGAAGAGAACAGAGCTACCATAGAGACTCTGAGAGAAGAACACACCACGAGGATTACTGAACTAAGACACGATTATAGAGCTGAg GTGGAGAGGTTGCGCGGTCAGCACGCGTGTCACGTGGAGGAGGTGCGCGCGCGGCTGGCGGGAGAGCGCGCGGCCGCCGCACGCAGCGCGCGCGCGTCTCCGCACGACCGCGACCGCGCGCTCGCTGACAAGTACCGCTGTCTCAAGGAGAAGTATGCACGTCTCAAGCACGATGTCaag aTGTCAATAGAGCGTCGCAACAAACGTCGCGAGATGAGCATGACAACCGGCTCCGAAACTGAGAAATCTAATTCACACAAAGCCACACAGTCTCATGAAAA ATGTAAAGAAGCTAACGAGAAGAGTATAAGCGTAGTGATCGAGACAGAACCACGAGTGAGACGTAACAATAATACTGTTAGAAACAACGACAACGAAACATCCGCCTCTGAGAGTAACGCACACAGATCTGATAATAACAACGACTGGAAACTGAAGACTAAC atTTTACCATCAGCGGAGTCGTCGTTAACGTCGGGGGCGAAGGCTCCGCGCCGACGTACCGCAGTCGCCTTCCGCGAGCCGCCGAAGTCGGACCGCGACCGCGACAGAGATACCG GAGCTACCACCGACTATCAAGACTCCTCAGACGCGACCACAGCAGACGAAAAACCCAAAGAAACTATTAATG gtCACGGTCGTCGGCGATGCTTCACAAGATTAAAGTCTGCCTCCACATCTAGACTCAATTACTCACCCAA ACGTGGCGAAGGTTGGTCCAGTCCGCTGGAATCTCTTCGTCAGCAGCTCCGCAAGTTGGACGACTTAGAAGATCAGTTCCCGGACTTAGCTTGTCAACCTGCTTACAGTCTGCGATATCCCTTCTCTGAACTAG GTGCAGTGACGACGGCGAACACTCCCGAACTGGAGTTCGTACGTCACCGCGCGCTGGTGGAGCGCGAGGGCATGCGACGTGCTCGCGCCGTGCTCAAGCGACGTCGTGCAGCGCTGCGGGACTCGCGCGCCAACCTCTCCCCGCACCGCGCCACCTCG GAGACTACGACAAGTGAAGCATCTTCAGGTAGCGAGGGTGGTGATGGTGGTGACGGTGGTGAGGGGGTTGAGGGGTTGGAGACGAGTGGTGCAGTGCTGAGGTCGCTCCGTGCACTACACGCAGACGTGCGCGATATCTGGCGAGCTCTGGACGCCCGAAGACCAAACAACA CTTCACCTGAAACTAGTTCCTACAATGTAGCAACTACATCGCAGACTAGGATGACTTTATCCGCA CCTGATCCAATGTTAAATGAAACATCCGATGGAGTGACTGAAAGGGCTAAAGGGCTCCGGGCTTGGCTTCAAACGGCCCCATGA
- the LOC106708455 gene encoding centrosomal protein of 164 kDa isoform X2, whose translation MSSPSAIVCREIFDENSQPSADEISEYAQQLGIDPESESHLLPLAREGLMQALPPPWKAYFDEKLQTHYYYNEDTKRTQWEHPLDKVYKELVKKARDASIHDDTCASVQELPTSEDNTKNLERVETKVESDDDDLSTDSENHPSDVKDAVNAAQRRLTPLGRPPLAPLSRLDKKLSDLRISPLRRSVDGPISPKPALVRNTSDRDLFSRPTFERPKMLFKQQSEIIDLKMHILSSPEEENFSPLLSTAKIDKGLPFSGKGNMFMRLCKSDLPSPDTEKSLPGDSVTKSDPPKGILREKSDSFQRKHESAILGRPKQTYSFDEDKKSVRFKLENVPEPTVSPGSNSSSDQNEGQSSILSAPPVSIQSTLVSSPIIPSSPVVPSPTVPSSPLPLSPSPSPVPIMLNNVHLSPLVARPPLPPRPHIAESPREPKSSSEKDSFDGDTRDKSPRRRILKPSPSDYIKPDLFQKNFQKISDLVRRGDGDSPVNIEEPGSDKEGRPRSPMIPQKNKISINLMESIDSETSIDSPDREFANIDLNDLDESNESHESQKKDKSDKSLDIEKSSKESDESVHNHSKTSENRPQRISDMPIPQIKVPKLDLLSKQSKFTHSDSEDSRKSSNRDDDVKTTPRSNSIDIPKDIKTQIKLSPTPSLGSDRSPRLDFGKTFSTLSTFKPLKLNTPQNKSSDSVSLGKTSPRLDGVIISQGKSSSDNVVVVYQFETQEENFPKPIKSPLVPDMGTRDFIERNKNDEKRRLELSLQKELELIRMEWSAKEKKMRAEVQEEIKEAEQKFLTEKRIRLNEQADRHKRDMEEALSTAERNHEQMLQDALKELEKRHQDQVESAERQHAENMARLREDYRIKLADETESLEIENERALCELREQLQMSLNRERTRMIEENRATIETLREEHTTRITELRHDYRAEVERLRGQHACHVEEVRARLAGERAAAARSARASPHDRDRALADKYRCLKEKYARLKHDVKMSIERRNKRREMSMTTGSETEKSNSHKATQSHEKCKEANEKSISVVIETEPRVRRNNNTVRNNDNETSASESNAHRSDNNNDWKLKTNILPSAESSLTSGAKAPRRRTAVAFREPPKSDRDRDRDTGNELPPTIKTPQTRPQQTKNPKKLLMVTVVGDASQD comes from the exons ATGTCGTCACCGTCTGCTATAGTGTGTCGCGAAATATTCGATGAAAATAGTCAACCGTCGGCCGATG aaatatCAGAATATGCTCAACAATTGGGTATTGATCCAGAAAGTGAGAGCCATCTCTTGCCTTTGGCCCGGGAAGGTCTTATGCAAGCTCTGCCACCTCCCTGGAAGGCATA TTTTGATGAGAAGCTCCAAACTCATTACTATTATAATGAGGACACAAAAAGGACACAATGGGAACATCCTCTAGATAAAGTCTATAAGGAGCTTGTGAAGAAGGCAAGAGATGCCTCAATACATGATGATACTTGTGCTTCCGTACAG gAACTACCAACTTCGGAGgacaatacaaaaaatttagaaCGTGTTGAAACGAAAGTTGAAAGTGATGATGACGACTTATCAACAGACAGCGAAAATCATCCGTCTGATGTCAAAGATGCTGTGAACGCTGCTCAACGTCGCTTAACACCTCTCGGACGACCACCCCTTGCCCCTCTATCGAGGCTTGATAAAAAACTGAGTGATTTGAGAATATCACCCTTAAGACGAAGTGTTGATGGTCCGATTTCCCCTAAACCAGCCTTAGTAAGGAATACTTCAGATAGAGATTTGTTTAGTCGACCAACTTTTGAAAGGCCAAAAATGCTATTCAAGCAGCAATCTGAGATCATTGATTTAAAGATGCACATACTAAGCAGTCCAGAAGAAGAAAACTTTAGCCCTCTCTTATCAACTGCAAAAATAGACAAAGGATTGCCATTTTCAG gtaaagGTAATATGTTTATGAGGCTTTGTAAATCAGATTTACCAAGTCCAGATACAGAGAAGTCCCTTCCGGGTGATTCTGTAACTAAAAGTGATCCACCAAAAGGGATACTTAGAGAAAAATCGGATTCCTTCCAAAGAAAACATGAGAGTGCGATTTTGGGAAGACCAAAGCAGACTTATAGCTTTGATGAAGATAAGAAAAGTGTCAG atttaaattagaaaacgtTCCAGAACCTACTGTTAGTCCGGGATCAAATAGTTCATCAGATCAAAATGAAGGACAGAGTTCAATATTAAGTGCTCCTCCTGTATCCATACAGTCAACTCTTGTTTCATCACCTATCATCCCATCATCACCTGTTGTCCCTTCCCCTACCGTACCCTCCTCCCCTCTTCCCTTATCACCAAGTCCATCCCCAGTGCCAATAATGTTGAATAACGTTCACCTATCGCCGCTAGTAGCTAGACCTCCATTGCCACCTCGGCCACACATAGCAGAAAGTCCGAGAGAACCCAAGAGTAGCTCCGAGAAAGATTCTTTtg ATGGTGATACTCGTGACAAATCACCGAGAAGACGTATTTTGAAGCCGTCACCTTCCGACTATATAAAACctgatttatttcaaaagaacTTCCAGAAGATATCAGATCTAGTCCGTCGAGGTGACGGGGACTCTCCAGTGAACATTGAAGAACCTGGCTCTGATAAGGAGGGTAGACCTAG ATCACCTATGAtaccacaaaaaaataaaatatcaataaatttaatggaaaGTATAGATTCGGAAACGTCAATCGATTCTCCTGATAGAGAATTCGCGAATATCGATCTTAATGATCTCGATGAATCGAACGAAAGCCACGAAAGTCAGAAGAAAGATAAATCCGATAAAAGTTTAGACATTGAAAAAAGTTCTAAAGAAAGTGATGAGTCAGTACACAATCATTCCAAGACGTCAGAGAATAGACCTCAGAGAATTTCAGACATGCCTATACCACAAATAAAAGTTCCTAAATTAGATCTCCTGTCTAAACAATCTAAATTCACACATTCCGATTCTGAGGATTCTAGAAAATCATCTAATAGAGATGACGATGTTAAAACAACACCTAGATCTAATAGCATTGATATaccaaaagatataaaaactcAAATCAAATTGTCTCCTACACCTAGTTTGGGTTCCGATAGATCGCCTAGGTTGGACTTTGGCAAAACTTTTTCAACCCTATCTACCTTTAAaccgttaaaattaaatacgccACAGAATAAATCTTCAGATTCAGTTAGTCTTGGTAAAACAAGTCCTAGATTAGATGGAGTTATTATATCACAAGGCAAAAGTAGTTCAGATAATGTAGTCGTAGTATACCAATTTGAAACGCAAGAAGAAAATTTTCCAAAACCAATCAAATCTCCCTTAGTACCTGATATGGGTACAAGAGATtttattgaaagaaataaaaatgacgaaAAAAGGAGATTGGAACTGTCATTGCAAAAAGAATTAGAGTTGATAAGAATGGAGTGGTCCGCTAAAGAGAAGAAAATGAGAGCAGAGGTACAGGAGGAGATAAAAGAAGCGGAACAGAAGTTTTTAACTGAAAAGAGAATAAGACTTAATGAACAAGCAGATCGACATAAAAGAGACATGGAAGAG GCTTTATCTACAGCTGAGCGTAATCACGAACAAATGTTGCAAGACGCATTGAAAGAGCTGGAAAAACGTCATCAGGACCAAGTGGAGTCTGCGGAGAGACAACACGCAGAGAACATGGCGCGACTGCGAGAAGATTATAGAATTAAGTTGGCTGATGAAACTGAGAGTTTGGAAATTG agAATGAACGAGCTCTTTGTGAATTGAGAGAGCAATTACAGATGAGTCTGAACAGAGAGAGAACTCGAATGATAGAAGAGAACAGAGCTACCATAGAGACTCTGAGAGAAGAACACACCACGAGGATTACTGAACTAAGACACGATTATAGAGCTGAg GTGGAGAGGTTGCGCGGTCAGCACGCGTGTCACGTGGAGGAGGTGCGCGCGCGGCTGGCGGGAGAGCGCGCGGCCGCCGCACGCAGCGCGCGCGCGTCTCCGCACGACCGCGACCGCGCGCTCGCTGACAAGTACCGCTGTCTCAAGGAGAAGTATGCACGTCTCAAGCACGATGTCaag aTGTCAATAGAGCGTCGCAACAAACGTCGCGAGATGAGCATGACAACCGGCTCCGAAACTGAGAAATCTAATTCACACAAAGCCACACAGTCTCATGAAAA ATGTAAAGAAGCTAACGAGAAGAGTATAAGCGTAGTGATCGAGACAGAACCACGAGTGAGACGTAACAATAATACTGTTAGAAACAACGACAACGAAACATCCGCCTCTGAGAGTAACGCACACAGATCTGATAATAACAACGACTGGAAACTGAAGACTAAC atTTTACCATCAGCGGAGTCGTCGTTAACGTCGGGGGCGAAGGCTCCGCGCCGACGTACCGCAGTCGCCTTCCGCGAGCCGCCGAAGTCGGACCGCGACCGCGACAGAGATACCGGTAAT GAGCTACCACCGACTATCAAGACTCCTCAGACGCGACCACAGCAGACGAAAAACCCAAAGAAACTATTAATG gtCACGGTCGTCGGCGATGCTTCACAAGATTAA
- the LOC106708410 gene encoding 26S proteasome non-ATPase regulatory subunit 8 has translation MASLKDVAALYQNLKTEWSKKPRKLDKCGELLNKIKVALTQLSFLPSNNAAANQKELILARDVLEIGAQWAVASKDVKAFERYMSQLKCYYFDYKDHLPESAFMYQLLGLNLLFLLAQNRVAEFHTELERLPVDVIRADPYVRHPLALEQYLMEGSYNKIFLAKGNVPAESYTLFMDTLLETVRGEIAACIEKAYLSIPCGEAARRLNLPSQMAVLEYGKKRNWVLGADNCYHFNAADEASAAAAGVLPSAELAEQTIEYARHLEMIV, from the exons ATGGCTTCTCTCAAAGATGTAGCTGCGTTGTATCAAAATCTTAAAACAGAATGGTCTAAAAAACCTCGAAAACTTGACAAGTGCGGAGAGttgttaaacaaaataaag GTAGCATTAACACAGCTGAGTTTTCTCCCGAGTAACAACGCAGCCGCTAATCAGAAAGAATTGATCCTTGCGAGAGATGTACTTGAGATTGGTGCACAATGGGCAGTTGCAAGCAAAGATGTAAAAGCCTTTGAAAGATACATGTCACAATTGAAATGTTATTACTTTGATTACAA AGACCACTTACCAGAATCTGCATTCATGTATCAGCTACTTGGTCTAAATCTGCTATTTCTATTGGCACAAAACCGAGTAGCAGAGTTCCACACAGAACTTGAACGTCTCCCAGTGGATGTGATCAGAGCAGATCCATATGTGAGACATCCATTAGCACTTGAACAATATCTGATGGAAggaagttataataaaatctttttagcAAAG GGTAATGTACCGGCAGAGagttatacattatttatggACACTCTGTTAGAGACAGTTCGTGGAGAGATTGCGGCCTGCATTGAGAAGGCCTATCTGAGCATCCCATGTGGTGAGGCAGCAAGGCGACTCAATCTCCCATCACAAATGGCTGTTCTCGAATATGGAAAGaag CGTAATTGGGTGTTGGGTGCGGACAACTGCTATCATTTCAACGCAGCTGACGAGGCGAGCGCCGCGGCCGCAGGTGTGTTGCCATCCGCCGAGCTTGCGGAACAAACCATCGAATACGCTAGACATCTAGAAATGATTGTCTAG